The Alosa sapidissima isolate fAloSap1 chromosome 8, fAloSap1.pri, whole genome shotgun sequence genome contains a region encoding:
- the mapk1 gene encoding mitogen-activated protein kinase 1, translating to MATAAVSGPAGSGPNPGSGAELVRGQAFDVGPRYTNLSYIGEGAYGMVCSAFDRDGKVRVAIKKISPFEHQTYCQRTLREIKILLRFKHENIIGINDIIRAPSIDQMKDVYIVQDLMETDLYKLLKTQHLSNDHICYFLYQILRGLKYIHSANVLHRDLKPSNLLLNTTCDLKICDFGLARVADPDHDHTGFLTEYVATRWYRAPEIMLNSKGYTKSIDIWSVGCILAEMLSNRPIFPGRHYLDQLNHILGILGSPTQEDLNCIINIKARNYLLSLPLRCKVPWNRLFPNADPKALDLLDKMLTFNPHKRIEVEEALAHPYLEQYYDPTDEPVAEAPFKFEMELDDLPKETLKDLIFKETARFQPGFRP from the exons ATGGCGACAGCTGCGGTATCTGGCCCTGCAGGCAGCGGCCCCAACCCCGGATCCGGGGCTGAGTTGGTCCGTGGGCAGGCCTTCGATGTCGGGCCCCGCTACACTAATTTGTCTTACATTGGAGAGGGGGCCTACGGTATGGTCTG CTCTGCATTTGACCGGGACGGCAAGGTGCGCGTGGCCATCAAGAAGATCAGCCCCTTTGAGCACCAGACCTACTGTCAGCGCACGCTCCGCGAGATCAAGATCCTGCTGCGCTTCAAACACGAGAACATCATTGGCATCAACGACATCATCCGAGCGCCCAGCATCGACCAGATGAAAGATGT CTACATAGTACAGGACCTGATGGAGACGGACCTGTACAAGCTGCTGAAGACGCAGCACCTGAGCAACGACCACATCTGCTACTTCCTCTACCAGATCCTCCGAGGGCTCAAGTACATCCACTCGGCCAACGTGCTCCACCGCGACCTCAAGCCCTCAAACCTGCTCCTCAACACTACCTGCGATCTGAAG aTCTGTGACTTTGGATTGGCCCGTGTGGCGGACCCCGACCACGACCACACCGGCTTCCTGACGGAGTACGTGGCCACGCGCTGGTACCGAGCGCCCGAGATCATGCTCAACTCAAAG GGCTACACTAAATCCATTGACATCTGGTCCGTGGGTTGCATCCTGGCTGAGATGTTGTCCAACAGGCCCATTTTCCCCGGGAGGCACTACCTGGATCAACTCAACCACATCCTAG GAATCTTAGGGTCTCCGACTCAGGAGGACCTCAACTGTATCATCAACATCAAGGCCAGGAACTACCTGCTGTCCCTCCCCCTGCGCTGCAAGGTGCCCTGGAACCGCCTCTTCCCCAATGCTGATCCCAAAG CCTTGGACCTGTTGGATAAGATGCTGACGTTCAACCCTCACAAGCGTATTGAGGTGGAGGAGGCTTTGGCTCATCCTTACCTGGAGCAGTATTACGACCCCACAGATGAG CCTGTTGCTGAAGCCCCTTTCAAGTTTGAGATGGAACTGGATGACTTGCCCAAAGAGACACTGAAGGACTTGATCTTCAAGGAGACGGCTCGGTTCCAGCCCGGCTTCAGGCCCTAA